CGCTGGTTGAGCGAGAGGAGTTCGGTCGTGCGTTCGGTTACCCGCCGTTCGAGGGTTTCGGCGGTGTTCTGGAGCAACTGGCGCGCGGTGGTCGGCTCGGTCACATCGAGCAGGCCCACCACCATCCCGCCCAGCGCGGTGGCCGTCGTGCGCACTTCCCAGATCCGGTCGCCCACCTGGCACAGGCGGTTGCGCACCGCCACTTCGTCCTCGGTACGCCAGGCGAGGACTTCGGCCCCGTCCATCCCCAGTGTTGTGGAGCACAGCCGCACGAGGTCGTCGTGATGGTGCAGTTCGCGGCCCGCGTCGCCGGCAATGCCCAGCAGGCGCTGCAAGGCCCCGTTCCACGCGGTAAGCTTGCGCTCGGCGTCGAACATGCACACGCCCTCGACCAGATTGTCGAGCAGGGCCTGAAGCGCGAGGTTCTGTTCGGCCAGATCGCGCGCGCGGGCGCGGGCATCCTCGGCCTTGGCCTCGGTAATGTCGGTATAGATGCCGACGATGCCGCCTTCGCTGGTGCGCAACTCGTTGATCTGGATCCAGCGCCCGTCGGCCAGCGCCTGAACGTGGCCGCCCGTGGCGATGGCATGGCGGGCCAGACGGTCGGAGGCCCAGCGGTCGGGCGCGGTCAGCGCGCTGACCGGGCTGCGCCGTTCGGCCAGCTGGCTGATGATCTGTTCGAACGTGGGATGCTCGCCCAGCAGGTCGGCCACGGCGGGCCAGAAGCCGACATAGGCTTCATTGTAGAGGACGAGGCGGTCTTCGGCATCGAACAGGGCGAAGCCTTCGTTGATCGATTCGATGGCGTCGCGCAGGCGGGTCTCGGCGGCCTCGGCATTGGCGTGGGCATTGGCGAGCTTGGCGTTGACCGTAGCCAGTTCGGACATGGCCTCTTCCAGCTCGCGGGTGCGGTCGCGCACGAGCTGTTCGAGGGCGATCGCCCGCTCGAACATCGAGAAGGCCGAATGCGACAGGTCGGTCGAGCGTTCGACGCGGTCGATCAGCGCGGCGTTGATCTTGCGCAGCTTGGCGTTCTCGTATTCCAGCCGCGCGAGGGCATCGGCGTGTTGCGCGGGCGCGCCGGAAGCGGAAAGCCGGGGGGCAGGCTGGCCGGTCATCGCCCGATGGCCAGCCCGCTGAAGGTCTGGTTCACATGGAGCGCATGGAACTGCTCGCCATAGGTGTTGAAGCCGACGACGCCATTGCGGCGGTAGATTTCGGAGACCAGCCGACCGATCTGGCGGCGCTCGGCATTGATGCGGTTGAGCACGCAGTCGAAGGCGATGATATGGTCGACCTCGCCCACGGCGGCGCGAATGTCCTCCATGGTGGCCTTGAGGCTTTCGATCTGGTCGACCGGTTCGCCCAGCGTCAGCACGATGCCTTCGTCGATCGCGCAATAGAACGTGAGGCTGCCGTCGGGATTGGCGGCCTGGACAGCGCGGACGTGATAGTCGCCCCCGGCGCGTACCATCGGCGGACAGGCGGCAAAAAGCGTCATGTCGAGACGCGAGGGATCGGCCAGTGGCCCGGCGATCACTGCGGCATCGGCGTCGGGCGAACCGGCAAGGCGCAGGTATTCCTGCGCCGCCGGTTCGGCGTTGATCTCGGTCACGCAGCGCGCGCCCGGATCGGCGCCGGTCACCACCATCTTGAGCTTGCCCGGCTTGTAGTGCTGGCGGCGGAAGACATGGAGCGGGCGGCGTGTGGAGAGGATGGCGACTGCGGCAACGGCAGGGTGAAAATCGCCGTCCGAGAAGATCCCGGTCTCCTTGAAGCGCATCCCGTCGCCCGAAGAACCGCCCACCAGTGGAATTTCGCCCAGCGCTTCCTGTACGGTCATCGCCAGCAATTCCTCGCTGTGCGAGAGCCCGTCGACGAGGAACAGCGCGGCGTGGTTGACCGGGGCATCGACGGGCCCGCCGCCCTTGCGGCGCAAGTTCGCGCTGCCCAGTTCGGCGCGGGCCACCAGATCGCGCACGGCTGCGCGCGCGGCCCCTGCGTCGAACTGGGTGAGGTCTTCGAACAGGTGGCTGACCATGTGGAATTCGTCGGAAGGAAAGCCGATCAGGCTGATCGAATCCTCGTCATAGCCCGCCTCGGTCAGTTCGCCCGAACTCGTGCAGCCGATCATCGGGAAGCGTTCCATCGACCACAGCCGCGCCGCGCGGGCCAGCCGTTCGCGGTCGTAGCGGTGTGAGCAGAACATCAGCGCCCCGGCCAGCGTGGCCGGGTCGATGGCACGGGTGATCTCCTCGAAGGCGTCGTAGGGATCGGATGCATGGGATGATGCCACGCCAACCTCGCAATTGCGAATATCCACGGTCCTCTCCAAAACCGCCCGCTGTCTGTGTGCAGCCCTTCGTCTCTAACGGGGTGCGGGGACAATGCAATATTCGGGCAATCTCCGCGCAATCTTTTGCTGGTGATCTGGCTTTTGCGGGCGATCAGGGAGGGCCTGTGTCGGGAATAAAGGAACGGAGCGGATCAATCCGCGCCGCGCGTGGGTTCGCCAGCGGCGTCGAGCGTGGCCGCCTCGGCATCGTCCAGCAGTTCGGAAAGGGCCAGGAAACGCATGCCTTCGGGCGTTTCGAGCGACATGCCCGCGCCGCGTCCGGGTGCGGCGTCGAGGATCAGGCGGGTGTGGCGCCAATAGGCAAACGTGTTTTCACCGATCCACACCGGCACATCGCCTGCCACCAGCCCCAGCAGGAAATCCTGCCTGCCGACCTTGAACTCCCCCCGCGCGAAGCACAGCGGCGCCGATCCGTCGCAGCAACCGCCCGAGATATGAAACATCAGCGGGCCGTGCTGCGCGGTCAGGCGGGCGATCAGGGCGAGGGCTTCGCTGGTGGCGACAACGCGGGCAGGGAGGTTGGCAGTCATCATCGTCCTGTCGCGATTGTCCTGTCGCGCAATGCAGCCCCGGCAAAGGCCCTGAAAATAACGGGGCGGATGTCCTGAAACACCCGCCCCGGAAATGCGCCCCGGTGTCCGCCAGGGGCGCGTTTCGCTGTTGCTTTCCGAGCCGGGCTCAGAAGAAGCCGAGAGCCTTGGTGCTGTAGCTGACCAGCAGGTTCTTGGTCTGCTGGTAGTGGTCGAGCATCATCTTGTGGGTTTCACGCCCGATGCCCGACTGCTTGTAGCCACCGAACGCGGCGTGGGCCGGATAGAGGTGGTAGCAGTTGGTCCAGACGCGGCCGGCCTGGATTTCGCGGCCGAAGCGATAGGCGCGGTTGCCATTGCGGGTCCACACGCCCGCGCCCAGACCGAACTGGGTGTCGTTGGCGATGGCAAGGGCTTCGGCTTCGTCCTTGAAGGTGGTGACGGCAAGCACCGGGCCGAAGATTTCTTCCTGGAAGATGCGCATCTTGTTGTGCCCTTCCATCACGGTCGGGGTCACGTAGTAGCCGCTGGCCAGATCGCCGGAGAGCGAAGCGCGGCTGCCGCCGGTCAGGACCTTGGCGCCTTCGTTCTTGCCGATGTCGATGTAGGACAGGATCTTTTCGAGCTGTTCGTTCGAAGCCTGGGCGCCGATCATGGTCGAGGGATCGAGCGGGCTGCCCTGGCGGATCTTCTGCACGCGGGCGACCGCGCGTTCGATGAACTTCTCGTAGATCGATTCCTGCACGAGCGCGCGCGACGGGCAGGTGCAGACTTCGCCCTGGTTGAGGCCGAACATCGCAAAGCCTTCGAGGGCCTTGTCGAAATAGTCGTCGTCGGCGTCCATCACGTCGGCGAAGAAGATGTTCGGGCTCTTGCCGCCCAGTTCGAGCGTGACGGGGATCAGGTTCTCGCTGGCGTACTGCATGATCAGGCGGCCGGTCGAGGTTTCGCCGGTGAACGCGATCTTGGCGATGCGCTTGCTGGTGGCCAGCGGCTTGCCCGCTTCGACGCCGAAGCCGTTGACGATGTTGAGCGTGCCTTCGGGCAGGATGTCGGCGATCAGCTCGGCCAGGACGAGGATCGACATCGGGGTCTGTTCGGCCGGCTTGAGCACGACGCAGTTGCCGGCGGCGAGCGCGGGGGCCAGCTTCCACGCGGCCATCAGCAGCGGGAAGTTCCACGGAATGATCTGGCCGACGACGCCGAGGGGCTCATGATAGTGGTAGGCGACGGTGTCGTTGTCGATTTCGCCCAGCGAGCCTTCCTGGCTGCGGATGCAGGCGGCGAAGTAGCGGAAGTGATCGATCGCCAGCGGCACGTCGGCGGCGGTGGTTTCGCGGATCGGCTTGCCGTTGTCGATGGTTTCGACCATCGCGAGCAGGTCGAGGTTTTCCTCAAGGCGATCGGCGACACGCAGCAGGATCCGGGCGCGTTCGGCAGGCGCGGTGCGGCCCCAGCTTTCGCGGGCCTTGTGCGCCGCATCGAGCGCCAGTTCGATGTCTTCGGCCGTGCCGCGTGCCACCTGGCACACGGGCTTGCCGGTCACCGGGGAAACGTTGTCGAAATACTGGCCGCGAACGGGAGCCACCCACTTGCCGCCGATGAAGTTGTCGAACTTTTCCTTGATCGGGCTCTTGGCCGAGAACTTGGACATGGCTTCCTGCAACATGGGCCTCTCCTTGAAATTCGCCGGTTGGCGACGCCAATGCGGCCAGGCAGGCAAGGGTGCTGCTCTCGACGCATTGCGACATGACTCTGCGCGGGTTTTGCGCCGCGCTTCCTGGTGAAAGATGCGCATCGCGGCGTGTCCGGGCAATTGTACCTTGGGTCGAACCCCGGCCTTCGAAGGATCGGGCGGGGCCGGTTTTCAAGGGTATAGGGTGCGCTTGCCCCCGACTGATGGTGCAAACGGGACGCAACAGGGCGGCTTCCACAACTCTTGATGCGGTTTGCATTGGCGCTCGGGCTCACAATGTGGCATCGCTGTCATGCCTCGCGCTGTCAGGGGCGGTCTACCCGCACGAGTCCCCGCAAAAGGACCGTTCAGTCGAGGGCGAAAGAGGAAGTTTGGAGAGAACAAAATGGCGCTTGCTCCCGATCTTGCGACGGGCAAAAATCCCGAAGGCACCCAGAATGCCTCCCATGTCGACGCACCGCAGTTGCAGCTTTTCGTCATGGGCCTGTTCTTCATCTTTGGCGGCATCACCTCGCTCAACGACGTGATCATCCCCAAGCTGAAAGAGCTTTTTACGCTGAACTACACGCAGGCGATGCTGGTGCAGTTCTGTTTCTTCACCGCTTATGCCGTCATCGGCATCCCCGGCGCGCGGCTGGTCAAGCGCATCGGCTACATGCGCGGCGCGGTGGCTGGCCTGCTGGCGATGATGGTGGGCTGCCTGCTGTTCATCCCGGCCTCGCAGAGCGCGACATATGCCGTGTTCCTGCTGGCGCTGTTCGTGCTGGCGAGCGGGGTGGTGGTCGTGCAGGTCGTGGCCAACCCGCTGATCTCGCTGCTCGGGCCCGCAAGGACGGCGGCTGGTCGCCTGACGTTCGCGCAAGGGTTCAACGCGCTGGGCACCACGCTGTTTCCCTTTGCCGGTTCGGCGCTGATCCTGGGCAGTCTGGCCAAGGTCACCGCTGCCGACCTCTCGGGTCCGGCGCTCGACGCCTACCGCACCGCGGAAAGCTTCGCGATCGTGAAGGGCTACCTTGGCCTTGCGGTGGTGCTGGCAATCGTGGCGGGCGCGGTGTGGATGTTCCGCAACCGCCTGCCGGTTGAAAAGCACGACGAGGACGCCAGCCTGATCGGCTTCGACCTGCTCAAGCGTCCGCGCTTCGGGCTGGGGGCGCTGTGCATCTTCCTCTATGTCGGCGCGGAAGTATCGATCGGCTCGCTGATCGTCAGCTACCTCAAGCAGGCCCATGTCATGGGTCTGGACGAGGCTTCGGCGGGCAAGCTGATCAGCTTCTACTGGGGTGGCGCGATGATCGGCCGCTTCGTGGGCTCGGCGGTTCTGCGCGCGGTTTCGCCGGGCAAGGTGCTGGCGTTCAATGCGCTGGGCGCGATTGCGCTGATCCTGCTTTCCACCCAGAGCGTGGGGCTGGTTTCGGGCTATGCGCTGCTGGCCATCGGCCTGATGAACTCGATCATGTTCCCCACGATCTTCAGCCTCGCCTGCGAAAAGCTGGGTTCGCGCGCGGCGGATGGTTCGGGCCTGATCAACGTGGCGATCTTTGGTGGCGCGGTCATGCCGCTGCTGACCGGCAGCGTTGCCGACATGAGCGGCAGCCTGGCGATTGCCCTGGCCGTTCCGGCGGTCTGCTATGGCGTGATCGCCGGCTATGGCTGGTACGCCCGCCGTCCGGCCTGATCTCCGGGTCTTTCGAATTACGGCCAAAAAGGGGTCGCAGCCAGCGCTGCGGCCCCTTTTTTGCACTGTGCAACTCTCTGGCGATTATGGGCATTTGCGCGATGGGGGCGGGGGTCCTATCGTGGGCGGCGAGAGGCGCCGGGGGACGGCGCGAACGGGAAAGGATGGTCCGGGATGACGGGCGAAGTTCTGGTCAGGCGCAACGGGCAGGCGGGCGTGCTCTCGCTCAACCGGCCGCGCGCGCTCCATGCGCTTAACCAGCCCATGGTCGAGATCATGACGGAGGCCCTGCTGGCCTGGCGCGACGATCCCTCGATCACCGCCGTGATCATCGACCATGCCGTTGCCCCGGATGGCGACCCGCGCCTTTCGCGCGGGTTCTGCGCCGGGGGCGACATCGCGATGATGCGCCAGTCCGCGCTCGAAGATGGCGGGGCCGCAGGCCGCGCGTTCTTCCTCGCCGAATATCGCCTCAACCACCTGATGTTCACGTATGTGAAGCCGATCATCACGTTCATGGACGGGATCACCATGGGCGGCGGGGTCGGCCTGTCGCTGCCCGCGCGCTGGCGGGTGGCCACCGCGCGCACCCGGCTGGCCATGCCCGAAACCGGGATCGGCTTGTTTCCCGATGTAGGCGGGGGCTGGTTCCTCTCGCGCCTCAAGGGACGGCTGGGGCACTTCATGGCGCTGACCGGCGCGCGGCTCGACGGCGCGGAATGCTGCTGGGCAGGGCTGGCCACGCATTTCCTGCCCGACGAGGCGCTGGCGCTGGCCAAGGAGCGGATCGCTGGCGGGGAGACCGTCGCCACGGTGCTCGACGATCTGGCCACTCACCCCGGCGCGGCGCCGCTTGCGGCCTATGCGCCCGACATCGCCCGGCATTTCGTGCACGATACGCTGGCCGCGATCTGGCGTTCGCTGGGCCGCGATCCTTCGCCGTGGGCCACGCAGACGCTGGCGACGTTGAAGACACGCGCGCCGCTCTCCTCCACGGTCTCGCTGCGCCAGCTTCAGGAAAGCCTCGCGCTGCCCGATTTCGCCGCCAACATGGCCATGGAATACCGGATCGCGGCGCGGGTGATGCTCACTCCCGATTTCGCCGAGGGCGTGCGCGCGGTGATCATCGACAAGGACAATGCCCCGCGCTGGAACCCTGCCCGGCCCGAGGATGTCGAGGACAGCATGGTCGAGGCGATTTTCGCGCCCCTGCCGCATGAAGAGGAATGGACACCGCTATGACCCCGGAAACGCCTTTTGAAACGATTCTGGTCGAACGCCACGGCCCGGTCACCCTGTTCACGCTCAACCGGCCCCAGGCGCTCAACGCACTCTCCTCGCACGTTCTGGCCGACCTGACGCAGGCCTTCGCCGCCTTCGAGGCTGATCCCGCCCAGCTCTGCGCGGTAATCACCGGCAGCGGCGACAAGGCCTTTGCCGCCGGGGCCGACATCAAGGAGATGGCCGAGAAGCCCGCCGCCGACTTCTTCGCGGAAGATTTCTTCGCCGGATGGACGCGCGATCTGGTCAAGGCCACGCGCAAGCCGTGGATCGCGGCCGTCAACGGCTTTGCGCTGGGCGGCGGCTGCGAACTGGCGATGATGGCCGATTTCATCATCGCGAGCGACAATGCCTGCTTTGGCCAGCCCGAAATCCGCCTGGGCATCGCGCCGGGCATGGGTGGCTCGCAGCGTCTCACCCGCGCGGTGGGCAAGGCCAAGGCCATGGAAATGTGCCTGACGGGCCGGATGATGGATGCCGCCGAAGCCGAACGCAGCGGCCTCGTCAGCCGCGTCGTCCCCCAGGCCGAGCTTCTGGCCGAAGCGCTCAAGACCGCGCAGGCGATTGCCGCCATGCCCCCGCTGGGTACCATTGCGGTCAAGGAACTGGTCAACCTCGCCTTCGAGACGACCCTCGATCAGGGGATCGTGGCCGAGCGGCGCACGTTCCAGGTGCTGTGTGCGACACAGGACAAGGCCGAAGGCATGGCCGCCTTCGTCGAAAAGCGCGCCGGGGTCTGGAAGGGGAAGTAGAAAAAAGGGGCAGGGGAGGGGGCTGACCGGCCCCTTCACCCCCCTTGTATCAGGTGGTTGTGGTATTCAGCGGCGCTCAGCGCTTGACCTGACACTTGACCCCGCCTGCCTGAAGCTTGCTGCACAGCGCATTGGCCGAGGCCAGATCGCCGGGGACGGCCTGAAGGCGGTAGACCGTGCCGATGTCGGCCTTGCCCGCGATCACGCGGTGGTTGATGCCCTTGAGTTCCTCGTGCGCGACGACGAGCTTGGACCAGCCGGTTTCGGCCAGGGCCTGGGTGGAGAAGGCGCCGACCTGCACGCCCACGCCGCTGACGACCGGGGACGGAGCCGGGGCGGCAGGCTTGGCCGCATTCTTCTCCGCAGGCTTTTCACTGGCCGCAGCCAGCGGGGCGATAGGAGCGTTCGAGGCCGTGCCGGCGGCCAGATCGGCGGCGGGATGTTCGCCCTCGCTGACCTTGAAGCTCGAATCGCCGGTGCCCTGGAAGGTCTTGCCGCCCGGATCCTTGGGCGCGACCTTGTAAGGCTCGCGCGAGGCTTCGATCAGGCTGCCGTCTGCGGCGGCAACTGGCGCCTCGCGGTGGGTGAACCAGTAGACCCCGCCCACGATCGCGGCCAGCACGATCAGCGAAATCACGCCCAGCGCGATCAGGCGGCCATTGTCGGGGCCTTCGTCGTCCTGATCGACATCGTCGGCGCTTTCGAGCCAGGGCAGGCGATCCTGCGAGCCCAGATCGAGCGCGCCGGCGGCGGGGGATTCGTGCCCGAACGAGGTGTCCGGCCCCTGCGGCTGCCCGCCCCCGAACTGCCCCCCGCTCTGGCCCCCGTCCTGCCCGCTGTCCTGATTACTGTCCTGACCCGAGAATGCCCCGTTCACCATTGCCTCAAAGCTCCTGAGCGGCCTCGACACCCAGCAGGGCCAGCCCGTTACGGATAACCTGCCCGATTTGCGTGGCGAGGAAAAGGCGCGCCTGCGTTACGGCCGGATCCTGTGCCACAATGAACCGCTTTTCGGGCTTGTCGTTGCCGAAGTTCCAGAAAGCGTGGAACGCGGCGGCCAGATCGTAGAGGAAGAACGCGATCCGGTGCGGTTCGCGCGCGATGGCGGCCCCTTCGACGATACGCGGCAATTGCGCGGCCAGCTTGACCATGGCCAGTTCCTCGTCCCCCAGGAGGTTCAGATTGTCCGCCGACGGGGCGAACCCTTCGGCAGCGCCCTTGCGCAGCGTCGAGCAGATCCGGGCATGGGCATATTGCACATAGAACACCGGGTTGTCCTTCGAGGCTTCGACCACTTTGGCGAAGTCGAAGTCCATCTGCGCGTCGGGCTTGCGGGTGAGCATGGTGAAGCGCACCACGTCCTTGCCCACTTCGTCGACGACATCGGCCAGCGTCACGAAATTGCCCGCGCGCTTGGACATTTTTACCGGCTGGCCGTCGCGCAGCAGTTGGACCATCTGCACGAGCTTGATTTCAAAGGGCTTGGGCGGCTTGCCTTCGGCGCCGGTCAGCGCCGCGACGGCGGCCTTGATGCGCTTGACGGTGCCCGCGTGGTCGGCGCCCCAGATGTCGACGAGGGCGTCGGCGGTCTCGGCCTTCTGGAAGTGGTAGGCAAGATCGGCGCCGAAATAGGTCCAGCTGCCGTCCGACTTCCTGATCGGGCGGTCCTGGTCGTCTCCGAAACGGGTCGAACGGAACAGCGGCAGCTCGACCGGCTCCCAGTCTTCGGGGGTCTTGCCCTTGGGCGCTTCGAGATGGCCGTCATAGACCAGATCGTGCGCGCGCAGCCAGGCTTCGGCGGCCTCGGGCTTGCCGGCGGCCTGAAGTTCGGCTTCCGAGGAGAACAGGTCGTGGACGATGCCCAGCTTGGCAAGGTCGGCCTTGATCATCACCAGCATGGCGGCCACGGCCTGCTTGCGGAACGGCACCAGCCAGTCCGCCTCGGGCGCGCCCACGAAGCGGTCGCCATATTCGGCGGCCAGCGCCTGGCCTAGCGGCACGAGGTAGTCGCCCGGATAGAGCCCTTCGGGGATCGCGCCGACATCTTCGCCCAGCGCTTCGCGGTAGCGGACATGGGCCGAGCGGGCCAGCACGTCGACCTGCGCGCCTGCGTCGTTGACGTAATATTCCTTGATCACCTTGTGCCCGGCAAATTCGAGCAGGGCGGCCAGTGCATCGCCCACCACCGCGCCGCGGCAATGGCCCATGTGCATCGGCCCGGTCGGATTGGCCGAGACATATTCGATGTTGACGGTCGTGCCCCCGCCCAGCGTCGAGCGGCCATAATCGGCCCCGCGCGCGGCGATCAGCGCCAGTTCGTCGAGCCAGGCCTGCGGCGCGAGACGCAAGTTGATGAAGCCGGGACCGGCGATTTCGGCGGAGACCACGCGGTCGTGGCGGCCCAGTTCCTCGACCAGCAGCGTGGCGAGCGCGCGCGGGTTGGTGCCCGCGGGCTTGGCCAGCACCATCGCGGCATTGGTGGCCAGATCGCCGTGGGTGGCATCGCGCGGGGGTTCGCACGTCACCGCGCCGCGCGGCAGGCCCGCGGGCAGGGCGCCCGACGCTTCGAGAGCATCGAGCGCGGCGTCGATCACGCCGGCATAAAGGGCAAACAGCGTCTGGGCGGCAACGGGGCTAGTCGTGGTCATGTCCGCGCGAATAGCGGACTTGGCCCGGCTTGGAAACCCGCGCCCATCAGGCCTGCATCAACGCCGCGCGTTGTATTCGAGCTGGGCGTTGGTGAGCTGGAAGCCGATCAGGTGTTCGAATGTCGCGCTGGCGATGGCCTTGCGCACTTCGGGCAGCGAGAGCGGATCGACGGCGGCGTCGGCCTCGCCCGCGCGGCGCTTGCGTTCGAGGCGGTTGCGCACGCTTTGCGGCAGGCTGGCGGCGGCGCGCTCGACAGTGGCCCCGGCCTTGCCATGGCCAGTCGCGCGGTCCTGTCCGTCGGCGAAGTCGATCGAGACCGTGCCCACGCGCTTGGCGATCACGGCGGTGCCCCCGCGCATGACGGTCGAGAAATAGGGCAGTTCGACATGGCGCGCGCCGTGGGTGTCGAGGCGGCGGGCCAGGACATCGAAGGTCACGTCGCTGGTGACCGGATCGCCCTGGTCGTTGCAGGTGCTGCGCACGTTGGTGATCGTCGCGACCAGATCGAGCGCCCCGGAATCGGTGCGGGCCGGATCGGTGAACAGGGTCACGTCGCCGGTCATTTCGGGAATTTCGACGATCGGGCAGGCCGACCGCAGGGCCGTGACCCCGACCCCGTCCTCGATCACCAGTTCGCCCGAGTTCTTGGTGCAGCCTGCCAGCGCGCCTGCCAGCAGCGTGGTGCCGATCAGGGCCTTGGCAAGCGTGAGAGCGCGGGGCTTGGCGGTCATCAGGGCAGGATCCTTAAAAATGCGCATCGGCAGCCGACAGGGGCCACCCACTGGGTGTGCAACAAAGACGTGCAGCGCCTCCTCTACCCAGCCCCCGGCGCTTGGGCAATGGCGCTGCCCGGATCAGGGTGCTTTTCGCCGCGCTTTTCGCCGCGCTTTTCTTTGGGCGATTTGCGGCGCGGGCCACGGCGCGTTTTACCTGCCCCGGTCTGGCTGCTAAGGACACGGACATGACCGTCAACATCCCGGATTTCGAGCAAGGCGCCTCTGTCGCCACCCCAGGCAGGCAGCTTGCGCCGCTGCGCCTGCTCATTGCCGCCCCGCGCGGCTTTTGTGCAGGGGTCGACCGGGCGATCGAGATCGTCGAACGCGCGATCGAGCGTTATGGCGCGCCGGTCTATGTCCGCCACGAGATCGTTCACAATCGCTACGTGGTCGACAATCTGAAGATCAAGGGGGCGGTGTTCGTCGAGGAACTGGACGAAGTGCCCGATGGCAAGCCGGTGGTCTTTTCCGCCCATGGCGTGCCCAGGGTCGTGCCGGAGGAAGCCACGCAGCGCGGGCTCGACTGGCTCGATGCGACATGTCCGCTGGTCAGCAAGGTCCATCGCCAGGCCCAGCGCCAGGTCGAGGCCGGGCGCCACATCCTCTTCGTGGGCCACCATGGCCACCCGGAGGTGATCGGCACGATGGGGCAGGTGCCCGAAGGCGTGATCACGCTGGTCGAGACGGTCGAGGACGTTGCAGCCCTCGATTTTCCCGCCGACCTGCCGCTCGCCTTCCTGACCCAGACGACGCTTTCGGTCGACGATACCCGGCACATCATCGCCGCGCTCAGGGCGCGTTTCCCCGCCATCATGGGGCCGCGCGCCGAAGACATCTGCTATGCCACCTCCAACCGGCAGGCGGCGGTCAAGGCGATTGCCCCGCACAGCCAGCTCCTGCTGGTGATCGGCGCGCCCAACAGCTCGAACTCGGTGCGGCTGGTCGAAGTGGCCGAGCGCGAGGGTACGCCCGCCCGCCTGATCCGGCGCGCGGACGACATCGACCCGGCCTGGCTGGACGGTGTCGAGACGCTGGGCATCACCGCCGGGGCCTCGGCTCCCGAGGTGCTCGTGCGCGAAGTGGTCGCGCGGCTCGCGCAATGGCGCGAGGTCACCGAAGAAAC
The genomic region above belongs to Novosphingobium sp. IK01 and contains:
- a CDS encoding FIST N-terminal domain-containing protein; this encodes MASSHASDPYDAFEEITRAIDPATLAGALMFCSHRYDRERLARAARLWSMERFPMIGCTSSGELTEAGYDEDSISLIGFPSDEFHMVSHLFEDLTQFDAGAARAAVRDLVARAELGSANLRRKGGGPVDAPVNHAALFLVDGLSHSEELLAMTVQEALGEIPLVGGSSGDGMRFKETGIFSDGDFHPAVAAVAILSTRRPLHVFRRQHYKPGKLKMVVTGADPGARCVTEINAEPAAQEYLRLAGSPDADAAVIAGPLADPSRLDMTLFAACPPMVRAGGDYHVRAVQAANPDGSLTFYCAIDEGIVLTLGEPVDQIESLKATMEDIRAAVGEVDHIIAFDCVLNRINAERRQIGRLVSEIYRRNGVVGFNTYGEQFHALHVNQTFSGLAIGR
- a CDS encoding DUF779 domain-containing protein; its protein translation is MTANLPARVVATSEALALIARLTAQHGPLMFHISGGCCDGSAPLCFARGEFKVGRQDFLLGLVAGDVPVWIGENTFAYWRHTRLILDAAPGRGAGMSLETPEGMRFLALSELLDDAEAATLDAAGEPTRGAD
- the adh gene encoding aldehyde dehydrogenase; translated protein: MLQEAMSKFSAKSPIKEKFDNFIGGKWVAPVRGQYFDNVSPVTGKPVCQVARGTAEDIELALDAAHKARESWGRTAPAERARILLRVADRLEENLDLLAMVETIDNGKPIRETTAADVPLAIDHFRYFAACIRSQEGSLGEIDNDTVAYHYHEPLGVVGQIIPWNFPLLMAAWKLAPALAAGNCVVLKPAEQTPMSILVLAELIADILPEGTLNIVNGFGVEAGKPLATSKRIAKIAFTGETSTGRLIMQYASENLIPVTLELGGKSPNIFFADVMDADDDYFDKALEGFAMFGLNQGEVCTCPSRALVQESIYEKFIERAVARVQKIRQGSPLDPSTMIGAQASNEQLEKILSYIDIGKNEGAKVLTGGSRASLSGDLASGYYVTPTVMEGHNKMRIFQEEIFGPVLAVTTFKDEAEALAIANDTQFGLGAGVWTRNGNRAYRFGREIQAGRVWTNCYHLYPAHAAFGGYKQSGIGRETHKMMLDHYQQTKNLLVSYSTKALGFF
- a CDS encoding sugar MFS transporter, encoding MALAPDLATGKNPEGTQNASHVDAPQLQLFVMGLFFIFGGITSLNDVIIPKLKELFTLNYTQAMLVQFCFFTAYAVIGIPGARLVKRIGYMRGAVAGLLAMMVGCLLFIPASQSATYAVFLLALFVLASGVVVVQVVANPLISLLGPARTAAGRLTFAQGFNALGTTLFPFAGSALILGSLAKVTAADLSGPALDAYRTAESFAIVKGYLGLAVVLAIVAGAVWMFRNRLPVEKHDEDASLIGFDLLKRPRFGLGALCIFLYVGAEVSIGSLIVSYLKQAHVMGLDEASAGKLISFYWGGAMIGRFVGSAVLRAVSPGKVLAFNALGAIALILLSTQSVGLVSGYALLAIGLMNSIMFPTIFSLACEKLGSRAADGSGLINVAIFGGAVMPLLTGSVADMSGSLAIALAVPAVCYGVIAGYGWYARRPA
- a CDS encoding enoyl-CoA hydratase/isomerase family protein, which produces MTGEVLVRRNGQAGVLSLNRPRALHALNQPMVEIMTEALLAWRDDPSITAVIIDHAVAPDGDPRLSRGFCAGGDIAMMRQSALEDGGAAGRAFFLAEYRLNHLMFTYVKPIITFMDGITMGGGVGLSLPARWRVATARTRLAMPETGIGLFPDVGGGWFLSRLKGRLGHFMALTGARLDGAECCWAGLATHFLPDEALALAKERIAGGETVATVLDDLATHPGAAPLAAYAPDIARHFVHDTLAAIWRSLGRDPSPWATQTLATLKTRAPLSSTVSLRQLQESLALPDFAANMAMEYRIAARVMLTPDFAEGVRAVIIDKDNAPRWNPARPEDVEDSMVEAIFAPLPHEEEWTPL
- a CDS encoding enoyl-CoA hydratase-related protein, whose protein sequence is MTPETPFETILVERHGPVTLFTLNRPQALNALSSHVLADLTQAFAAFEADPAQLCAVITGSGDKAFAAGADIKEMAEKPAADFFAEDFFAGWTRDLVKATRKPWIAAVNGFALGGGCELAMMADFIIASDNACFGQPEIRLGIAPGMGGSQRLTRAVGKAKAMEMCLTGRMMDAAEAERSGLVSRVVPQAELLAEALKTAQAIAAMPPLGTIAVKELVNLAFETTLDQGIVAERRTFQVLCATQDKAEGMAAFVEKRAGVWKGK
- a CDS encoding SPOR domain-containing protein — translated: MVNGAFSGQDSNQDSGQDGGQSGGQFGGGQPQGPDTSFGHESPAAGALDLGSQDRLPWLESADDVDQDDEGPDNGRLIALGVISLIVLAAIVGGVYWFTHREAPVAAADGSLIEASREPYKVAPKDPGGKTFQGTGDSSFKVSEGEHPAADLAAGTASNAPIAPLAAASEKPAEKNAAKPAAPAPSPVVSGVGVQVGAFSTQALAETGWSKLVVAHEELKGINHRVIAGKADIGTVYRLQAVPGDLASANALCSKLQAGGVKCQVKR